A window of the Nitrospirota bacterium genome harbors these coding sequences:
- a CDS encoding type II toxin-antitoxin system VapC family toxin: MAGSPVKIILDTSIYIPFINAGITHPILELEYQTPLLYMSAVVIEELYAGTFDNVTVKLLDRMYETFYSIDRIVVPDASDWQGTGKVIAKLGRKYGFEDKFLSKITNDVLIAFSAKRIGAFVVTHNTKDFLRIKEFVNFKLSP; this comes from the coding sequence ATGGCAGGGTCTCCTGTTAAGATTATTCTTGATACTTCAATATATATTCCTTTCATCAATGCAGGCATTACTCATCCTATACTTGAACTTGAATATCAAACACCACTGCTTTATATGAGCGCAGTGGTTATTGAGGAACTTTATGCAGGGACCTTCGATAATGTAACAGTTAAGCTTCTGGACAGGATGTATGAAACCTTTTATAGTATTGATAGAATAGTGGTGCCTGATGCCTCCGACTGGCAAGGAACAGGAAAGGTTATTGCAAAGCTTGGACGGAAATATGGATTTGAAGATAAGTTTTTATCAAAGATTACCAATGATGTTTTGATTGCCTTTTCAGCAAAGAGAATAGGAGCATTTGTAGTAACACATAATACAAAGGATTTTTTAAGGATTAAAGAGTTTGTGAATTTTAAGTTGTCTCCCTGA